AAATCTGCGCGCAGTCGCTCGAGCGCTATCCGATCGTCGGCTGCCAGGTTCCGTCGGCATGGGACTGTCTGCTGCCGGCATGGAGTTTTCTATGGGGCATGCAGGTCTGGGAACACTATTTCTATTCCGGCGATAAAGTTCTGTTGAAAAAACTTTGGCCGGCGGTGTTGAAAAATATCGACGGTGCACTCGGCATGCTCGACAGCAACGGATTATTTTCCGGAAAATTCTGGAACCTGCTGGAGTGGGCGCCGATTGATCAGAAACATGCAACGGTCCTGCACAACAGTTTGCTTCTCAGCGGCACAATTGCTGCCGCCGAAAAATGTGCCGCTGTACTGAACGACCTGCCGGCAGCGAAAAAACTGCGTGCGGCACGGCGGAAGCTGATTAAAGCTATCAACAAAACATGGAACGATAAAAAACAATCCTATCCCGACAGCATTCATGAAAACGGCCGGCCGAGTCCGAAAACCTGTCAGCAGACCTCCATGCTCGCTGTCATGTGCGATGTAATTGAAAAAGAGAACATCGCAGCCGCGCGCCGGAATCTGCTGAAAAAGCCGCAAAACATGACGCCGGTCTGTGCGCCGTTCGCGATGCAGTTTTATTATGAAGCGCTTGAACGGCTCAATGAACCTGAAGCGATCCTGAAGTCCATTTATAAAAGCTATCAGCCGATGATTGATGACGGTGCAACCACCGTTTGGGAAACATTCGCCGGCAGCACCGCATCGCCGAAAGGTTTCCCGACGCGCAGCCATTGTCACGCGTGGTCATCGAGTCCGGTCTATTTTCTCAATCGTATTATACTTGGAATCCGGCAGACCGCCGCCGGCGGCAGAGCGTTTGAAATCAGTCCGTGGGTGAAAGGGCTGAACTTTGCACGCGGCGCTACCGCAATTCCCGGCGGTGCAATTTCAGTCGACTGGAAACGCTCCGGCAGCAGCCTGAAACTCGTTGTCGATGCTCCGGAAAATGTAACGGTTGATTTTGTTTCTAACGCCAGCCTGCGCGGACTCGAAATTAATGTGATAAGAAATTAACCGTAATTTTCATTTTGCCGCCGCCGTCGAGATGTAGTTATAAGGCGGATTAAAGTGCGGCAGGAAAACGATATTGAGCAGTTTGAGTTGTCGATGGTGAATTTTTTTTCAATGGCAGCGAAAACATGTGAATACCCGTTGAGGCATCTTCATAAGATGGCATTTAATCCCGTACGACGCCTTGTCTGAAACGATTCTGATTTTGACTGGATGATTCTGTTTGATAAACGCTGGTTTTTACAAGCCTTCATGTTGCATAGCAACCGGCGTGCACAGCGGCGGATCAGGCACTTAACGACCGTCTTTCTGCAGGGTGGAAGAAGGCCGGGTTAGAGCGTTTTGTGTTTAATTTGTCGTTACCGCGTGGAGCATAATTGCCATTCCCTTCGGTCGCCGTTTCCGCAGGCTCAAGCCTCTTTTCGAGTCCAGTCTGCCCATGCATGAGCGGAGTTATTTTTGCCGGGATTTACAGGATAAACAGGGCAGGGGATAAATTATTCTGATCCCGGCGATCTTGTGAATCCCGTCAAAATTAATTTTGTAATTGTGGACAGGCAGGAACCAGTTCTATTTTTTCGCCGGAATTTCTCTGCCGAGCTTTGCAAGCACAGCTTTGAGGTCGGCCCAGGCTTCACCTTTATGGTTCGGAGAACGGAGCAGAAATGCCGGGTGATAGGTCGGCATCAGATCAATTCCGGCGTAGGTTTTCCAGGTGCCGCGCAGGCGCGTAATGGCGACCGGCTGATTTAACAGACCTTCCACCGCCGTTTTTCCAAGCGCGACAATAACTTTCGGTTTAACCATTTCAATCTGCGCGCGCAGATAGGGCAGACACGTGCTCATTTCTGCCGCAGACGGAACACGGTTTCCCGGCGGCCGGCACTTCACCACATTGGCGATAAAAACCTCTGCGCGTTTATAACCCATCGCGTCAATCATTTTGTCGAGCAGTTGTCCAGCTCTGCCGACGAACGGACGCCCCTGTTCGTCCTCGTCCGCGCCGGGACCTTCGCCGACAAACATGACGTCCGGTACATTCCGGTTGCCTTCGCCCGGAACCGTATGTTTACGCACCTTTGCCAGCGGGCAGGCGGTGCATGTTGAAATCTGTACCGCAATTTCTTCCAGCGTTTTGCCGGTGACGGCGACAACCGGCAGCGGCGTTTTCCCCGGCGCTGCGCTTTTTTGCGCAGACTGGAAAGTCCGCGCCACTCGCTCTGCCGGAATGGTTGCAGAACGGATATTCCCGTCAGTCCTTTCCGGTATTTTCGGCGCTAATGCCGCCAGCGTTTCCGGCGCAACGTCAAGTGTATCGATGCCTTCCTCTTTTTGAAATTCGAGGAACGCTCGCACGTTTTCCAATAGCTGGGCACGGTTCATAAATCATTTTCAGTATTCACCGGAACGCCGGGATTATCAATCTAATCGTATGTATATTGCCGATTTTATGTTTTGCCACCGGCACCGGAAATCCTGCAAACTGCACTGCATTAATTTTTTAATGAAGGGAATCGCACATGAGCGGACTGACATTTCTGATCGTATTTTTGGTTTTAATGACGTTGATTGCAGTAGTTCCCCAGTTGCTCCGGCGCTTTCATGTTCCGTCCGTTGTTGCCATCATGCTGATCGGAATTGTCATCGGCCCGAGCGGCATTGATTTGATTTCGCACCTGAACAGTTTTCTCGGCCGGGGTTATCCCACCGTTCAGATTTATACCGTGCTCGATGCCATCGGACTGCTCGGTCTTGTTTTTCTAATGGCGCTTGCCGGCATGGAAGTGAACCTGAAAATTATGAAAGCAGAAAAAAAAGCTGTTACATGGCTGAGTCTGCTCACATTTTCCATTCCCGCCGCCGCCGGGTATTTCGTCTATTGGATATTTGAGCCGTCCGATACCATCGGCAAGTGGGTTTACGCTTCACTGTTTGCATCACATTCCGTCGGTATCGTATTTCCGGTAATCCGGGAGTTAAAAATTTCGCATACGCGGTTCGGTGTTGCCGTCCTCGCAGCCACTGTGATCACTGACATCGCCAGTCTCATTCTGCTTGCCATTTGCATTCAGTTTAAACGTCATGAAAGTTCCGCTAAAGTTGCCGACAGCATTTCAATCTTCGACCGTATTGATCCCGCAGTTTTCGGCGGCTGGTTTCCCGTTGTCTTCGTGGTCGTTATTCTGCTTTTTATCGTGCTGTCATTCTGGCTGATTCCAATGATTGCACGCGCAGCCTTTTCGCGACTCGGCCCGCATGACGACGCGCGCTTATCCTTCTTTCTCGTCGGACTGCTCGGTATCGCATTCATCGGCGAGCTCATCGGTATCAGTATTATCGTCAGTTCGTTTATTTGCGGCATGGCGATGATCACCGTACCGGCGTTTCATGAACAGAGCCGCGTGCTGTACCGGAAAATTGAAGGTATCGGCTACGGCTTTGTTGTGCCGTTTCTTTTTCTAACCATCGGGATGAAAACTGATTTGCGTGTTTTGTTCGATGCGTGGGAAAATATTGCACTTGCCGCCCTGACTTTGATTGGACTTGTTGCCAGCAAGGTCGGATCCGGCTGGCTGGCGATGCGTTTTTCCGGTTTCGACAATAAAAAAGGACTGTGCGCCGGATTAATGACTGTGCCGCAACTGTCTGCCACACTGGCCGCCGCTGCGGTTGCGCTCCAGCTCGAAATGATTTCAGCGACATTTTTTAATGCGATTGTCTGTCTCTCTATCTTTACCACGCTGCCGATTCCGACGCTCGTCAAACTCGTTATTGAAAAAGGCAATATCCGTTTTGACAGCATAGAAGAGCAACTCAAGGCCAGCAACATTTCCATCGGCGGCGATTTTAAGAAAGAAGACCTCGTTTAAATCACGCCGTTTATCTCTTCAGAGTCGACTTTAACTGTCGAACGGATGCCGCCGCGTGCGGTGAAATCTCCGCGTACAACCATCCGGCGCGGTTTGCAGACGTGCATGAGATCGGTAAAAATCCGGTTGGTCACATCTTCGTAAAATGATCCTGCATTGCGGAACGAGAAGAGATACAGTTTCAGCGATTTACTCTCAACGCAAAGTTCAGCGGGAATATAGTCAATGGTGATGCGCGCAAAATCGGGCTGACCGGTAATCGGGCACAGCGATGTAAATTCATCAGTTTCAAAAGTAATCCAGTAATTGCGCTGCGGATTTGAATTTTTAAATGTTTCCAGAATGGCGGCGTCCGGTGCTTGCGGATAATTCATTTCGCCTTTTTTTAATAATTTCAGTCCGGTTGTATCACTCACAATTTTATCTTTCATTTTAAAACCTAAAAGAATGTGCAGACCGCTGCAATCATTTATTTGTTAGCTTCCAGGTTTCGAAAAATACTCTATCAGCTCGTCAAAATTATTCCAGATGTGATCGGGTGTAAAGCCGCCGGTATTTCCGATGCCGTAGGTTAAAAATGCAGAATGAACGCCGGCACGCTGTGCGGCTTCAAGGTCAGTATGGTGATCGCCGATCATCCATGTGTTTTCCGGTGCGGCGCCGGCTTCCTGCATCAATTCAAAAATCCCGGCCGGCGCCGGTTTCAGGTCCGGCAGGTCGCCGCCGCCGATAATCCGGAAGAACGGTTTTCCGTTAACGAGATGTTCAAGAATCTGGCATGCGGCGTCGCTGGTTTTATTCGTCAGCACCGCGAGTTTCCAGCCCTGTTTTGTCAGTGTTTTTAATCCGTTTTGCACGCCGGGATAAAGCTGTGTTTCATCAAGCATGTGTTTACGATACAGCCCGCGATACAGTCCGAGCGCTTCATCCGTGTCAATACCGGATTTTTTAAGGGCGCGTTCCACGAGCTGCCGGATCCCATCGCCGATACACGCGTCAATTTCGGTGCGGCTGAGCGGTACGAGTGAATAGTGTCTGCGCATCAGGTTGATTGCGGTGGCAAGATCGGCAACCGTATCGGCGAGTGTTCCGTCGAGATCAAAAATTAAAAGTCCGGTTTTCATAAAACAAACAGTTTAAGCGGAAACGGCGCGGTTTTCCATAAACAAAAGTGAATAAAAATTTTGAACACCGGCAGAAAAATTTGTGTCATAGTAATATCTTGTTTGGGAAAGGAGTTCTGTGAAAAAATTATCTGTATTTTTGTTTGTTTGCATTTCGTTTGTGTGCACCGGTTTCCCCGGGAGTGAAGGTGTCGCGGTACTGCGCGAAACCGGCCGTGCATTTGTGGAAGTGGCAAAAGCGGTCACGCCGGCAGTGGTCTCCATCCGCGTAGAACAGACGATTACAACGCAGCAGCCGATGTCCGGTGCATCGCCGTTTGATTTTTTCTTCGGCCCTCAATACCGGCAGCAGCCGCGTGAACGCCGGCAGACCGGACAGGGGTCCGGATTTATCATTACCGCCGACGGTTACATTCTCACCAACAACCACGTTGTAAATGATGCCGATTTAATTACCGTTACACTGAAAGACGGTCGTGAATTCACTGCTGAGCTCGTCGGCACCGATCCTGAAACGGAAATTGCACTGATTCGCATTAAAGGTGAAAATCTGCCGGTGGTAAAACTAGGCGATTCCGATGACCTGGAAGTCGGCGAATGGGTGATCGCGGTTGGAAATCCGTTTGGATTGCAGGAAACTGTGACCGCCGGAATCATCAGCGCCACCGGCCGCAGCCAGGTCGGCATCACCGATTATGAAAATTTTATTCAAACCGATGCCGCAATCAATCCCGGGAATTCCGGCGGCCCGCTCGTAAACGTTGACGGGGAGGTCATTGGAATCAACACTGCAATTTACAGCCGCAGCGGCGGCTATATGGGTATCGGCTTCGCCATTCCAATCAACATGGCGGTTGATATTAAAGATGCGCTGATTCAGGATGGACGCGTGCAGCGCAGCATTATCGGTGTGGTATTGCAGGAGCTCACGCCGGAACTCGCTGAAAGTTTCGGACTGCAGAATACCGACGGTGTACTGGTTGCGCAGGTCACCGAAGATTCCGCAGCCGAAGACGCCGGAATTGAAGCCGGCGATGTCATTATTGAATTCAATAAAACGCCGGTGAAAGAAATGGCGCAACTGCGCAACCGCATTGTCGCTGTCCCGCCCGGCACAGCCATTACTCTCGCTGTGTTACGCAACGGTGAGCAGAAAGAATTTACATTTTCGACGCGTGCGCGTGACGGACTCGCCGGCGGCAGTTCTGACGTCCTTAAAAAAGCCGGATTCAAAACCGAAGAGCTTAACGAAGAACTTTTGCGCCGCATGCAGCTGCCGCAGAGCACCGCCGGAATTCTGGTGAGCGAAGTCGATCAGGCCGGATCGGCATGGCGCAGCGGACTGCGTACCGGCATGATTATTTTGTCCGTCAACCGCATGCCGGTTGCCGACACCATCACATTTAATAAAGCGCTGCAATCCGTTCATGGCGATGCCATGCTGCTGCTCGTTCAGATTCCGCGTTACGGCGCGCGTTATATGGTTGTAAAACTGGAGAGCAAATAATGTTCGTGCGCGTTGAAACGCCGGAACAGATTGAAACAGTCGCGTGCCTTGCGCGGCCGATCTGGCGCGAACATTACGAGCCGATCTGCGGATGCAATCAGGTTGAATATATGCTTGAACAATTCCAGTCCGTTCCGGCGATTACCAAACAGATTCGGGAAGAGAATTACCAGTATTATCTCATCGCGCCGGACGGCGGCGCGCCGGTCGGTTACCTGGCAGTTCAGCTGCGCGCAGAAGAGATGTTTTTCAGTAAACTCTATCTGCAAAAACCGGCGCGCGGCAAAGGTTATGGGCGTGCCGCGATTGAATTTGCCGCCGGAATCTCAAAAGCCAGCAGCAAGCCGTACATGATGCTCACGGTCAACCGGAAGAATAAAGACACCATTGCCGCTTACCAGAAATGCGGCTTCTACATCCACGAGGGAAAAATCACCGATATCGGCAATGGTTTTGTAATGGACGATTATATCCTGCGCAAAGACACGCCGTAACAGCAGCTGCGGATCTTATGGACTCTGCCGATAAAGCCGTTAGGTTTTAGAGCATTTCCCGTTTAACCTGCCGCTACCGCATGGAGCAAAATTGCCATGCCCGGCCGGTCACTGCTTGCGCCGGCTCACGCCGCTATAAAAAAGGGCAGACAGGAATATCCGCCCCGCGTTTTATTTTAATCTTTCCCGAGATTACACAGATTGCATTGGCGGCAATCAATGCCCGGCGGCGCCCATGGATTTCCGTTCTTACGGGCTTTGCGTCGCTGGTTCCAGTTGATGATGCCAAGAAAAATTCCGAGCAGAATAAATGCGCCGGGCGCCTGTCCCAGCAGCATGAAATCGGTGCTCCAGCCTTCGATGAGTTTAATTTGAAACAGGGAGCCGCCCGTCAGAAACTCGCGCACACCGCCGAGCAGAGTTAACGAACAGGTAAAGCCGAGTCCCATTCCAAGTCCGTCGGCGATAGATGCAACTACGCCGTTTTTTGCGGCGAACGCTTCGGCACGACCGAGCACGATGCAGTTAACCACGATGAGCGGAATGAAAATTCCGAGTGCTTCATAGAGTGACGGCGGCGCGTAGGCCTGCATCAGCATGTCAACAATTGTAGTGAATGCGGCGATGACGACGATGTAGCAGGGGATGCGCACTTTTTTCGGAACGATGTTGCGGATAAGCGAAATTGCGGCGTTACTGCCGAGCAGCACGCAGGTGGTAGCAACTCCCATTCCGAGCCCATTCACGGCGTTGTTTGTTACGGCGAGCGTCGGGCACATTCCGAGCATCAGTACAAACGTCGGATTTTCACGGAAGATTCCTTTGCTGAATTCTTTAAATAGTTTCATGGTTTTTCAGTTCAGAGTTCGGGGTTTAGAGTTCAGGGTTATTGAAAATTGTTCATTGTTTATTGGGCATTGATAATTGCATCGCGGTTGTTGGTAAAGGTTGCGGCGATAGTGTAAACTGCATCGGCGACGGCGCGGCTGGTGATGGTTGCGCCGGTAACGGCATCCAGTGTGCCGCCGTCTTTTTTCACCGTCCACGGCACATCGCCGGCGTTCACCTGCATGCCGGAAAACTGGTCGAGCACACGGTTCGGCGGCAGTCCGCTTTCCTGTGCGCCGGAAAGAATACCGGAAATTGTTTTCTGCCGCTTGCGGTCGGTGACCACGGTTCCGAGTCCCGGCGTTTCCGCCTGCTGTGTGACAAGCACGGTGGTGATTTTCCCGTCCGGCGTTAAACCGGCGAGTACAGTGATGCCGCCGTTATATCCTTTCGGCGTGACGGTTTCGCCGGCGAAACCGACAATTTTACCGGCGTTGCGCGCGGTGTAAAATGTCACATTGCCGGCAGTAACAGCTTCATCGCCGGGCTGGTTGTCGAATGCCGGCAGAACGTCGCGCAGCGCTGCGTTGGTTTTCTGTATCTGCGCGTTTTTAATCGGCGCGGCGGTGACGAGATACACCCAGCCGAGCAGGGCGGCGGCAACGGCAGCAATGATGGTCATCGCCGCAACCAGCGGGAAAATTTTTACTTTATCAATTTTCATTTTTTGTCCACGCAAAGGCGCAAAGAGCGCCGGTATTATTCTTCAAAATTATTCACGACTCGAATGATTCCTTCTTTTAAGATTCCAACATTAAAATTGATTAAAAGTCCGAGCTGTCTGCCGGTGAGTTTCAGATACGTTAATGTTTGTCTGGAAAACAATGGTTTCATTGTTTCCACCGCTTTTACTTCCACAATAATTAAATCATTCACAATTAAATCAATGCGATAGGCATTTTCATCTATGACGACTCCTTGAAACCGTAGCGGAAGAATAACTTCCTCTTGAACTTGAAATCCTTTGTCGCGCAGAACTTTCGCCAGGCATTTCCGGTATGCAGACTCCAGCAGCCCGGGTCCAATTCCTTGATGGACTTCAATCGCTGCGCCGATAATCGCATGCGATAAGCTGTTCAAATCCTGAGTCATTTCTTTGCTGCCTCTGCGGCTTTGCGCGGGCTTGTGTATCCGAACGGTTTTCCAATCGTAAAGCGGTCGATCAGCGGCGTGAGTGCGTTCATGAAGAGAATGGCGAAGCTGACGCCTTCGGGAT
Above is a window of Kiritimatiellales bacterium DNA encoding:
- a CDS encoding uracil-DNA glycosylase; this encodes MNRAQLLENVRAFLEFQKEEGIDTLDVAPETLAALAPKIPERTDGNIRSATIPAERVARTFQSAQKSAAPGKTPLPVVAVTGKTLEEIAVQISTCTACPLAKVRKHTVPGEGNRNVPDVMFVGEGPGADEDEQGRPFVGRAGQLLDKMIDAMGYKRAEVFIANVVKCRPPGNRVPSAAEMSTCLPYLRAQIEMVKPKVIVALGKTAVEGLLNQPVAITRLRGTWKTYAGIDLMPTYHPAFLLRSPNHKGEAWADLKAVLAKLGREIPAKK
- a CDS encoding cation:proton antiporter, whose protein sequence is MSGLTFLIVFLVLMTLIAVVPQLLRRFHVPSVVAIMLIGIVIGPSGIDLISHLNSFLGRGYPTVQIYTVLDAIGLLGLVFLMALAGMEVNLKIMKAEKKAVTWLSLLTFSIPAAAGYFVYWIFEPSDTIGKWVYASLFASHSVGIVFPVIRELKISHTRFGVAVLAATVITDIASLILLAICIQFKRHESSAKVADSISIFDRIDPAVFGGWFPVVFVVVILLFIVLSFWLIPMIARAAFSRLGPHDDARLSFFLVGLLGIAFIGELIGISIIVSSFICGMAMITVPAFHEQSRVLYRKIEGIGYGFVVPFLFLTIGMKTDLRVLFDAWENIALAALTLIGLVASKVGSGWLAMRFSGFDNKKGLCAGLMTVPQLSATLAAAAVALQLEMISATFFNAIVCLSIFTTLPIPTLVKLVIEKGNIRFDSIEEQLKASNISIGGDFKKEDLV
- the queF gene encoding preQ(1) synthase, giving the protein MKDKIVSDTTGLKLLKKGEMNYPQAPDAAILETFKNSNPQRNYWITFETDEFTSLCPITGQPDFARITIDYIPAELCVESKSLKLYLFSFRNAGSFYEDVTNRIFTDLMHVCKPRRMVVRGDFTARGGIRSTVKVDSEEINGVI
- a CDS encoding HAD-IIIA family hydrolase: MKTGLLIFDLDGTLADTVADLATAINLMRRHYSLVPLSRTEIDACIGDGIRQLVERALKKSGIDTDEALGLYRGLYRKHMLDETQLYPGVQNGLKTLTKQGWKLAVLTNKTSDAACQILEHLVNGKPFFRIIGGGDLPDLKPAPAGIFELMQEAGAAPENTWMIGDHHTDLEAAQRAGVHSAFLTYGIGNTGGFTPDHIWNNFDELIEYFSKPGS
- a CDS encoding DegQ family serine endoprotease — translated: MKKLSVFLFVCISFVCTGFPGSEGVAVLRETGRAFVEVAKAVTPAVVSIRVEQTITTQQPMSGASPFDFFFGPQYRQQPRERRQTGQGSGFIITADGYILTNNHVVNDADLITVTLKDGREFTAELVGTDPETEIALIRIKGENLPVVKLGDSDDLEVGEWVIAVGNPFGLQETVTAGIISATGRSQVGITDYENFIQTDAAINPGNSGGPLVNVDGEVIGINTAIYSRSGGYMGIGFAIPINMAVDIKDALIQDGRVQRSIIGVVLQELTPELAESFGLQNTDGVLVAQVTEDSAAEDAGIEAGDVIIEFNKTPVKEMAQLRNRIVAVPPGTAITLAVLRNGEQKEFTFSTRARDGLAGGSSDVLKKAGFKTEELNEELLRRMQLPQSTAGILVSEVDQAGSAWRSGLRTGMIILSVNRMPVADTITFNKALQSVHGDAMLLLVQIPRYGARYMVVKLESK
- a CDS encoding GNAT family N-acetyltransferase; translation: MFVRVETPEQIETVACLARPIWREHYEPICGCNQVEYMLEQFQSVPAITKQIREENYQYYLIAPDGGAPVGYLAVQLRAEEMFFSKLYLQKPARGKGYGRAAIEFAAGISKASSKPYMMLTVNRKNKDTIAAYQKCGFYIHEGKITDIGNGFVMDDYILRKDTP
- a CDS encoding electron transport complex subunit E; the encoded protein is MKLFKEFSKGIFRENPTFVLMLGMCPTLAVTNNAVNGLGMGVATTCVLLGSNAAISLIRNIVPKKVRIPCYIVVIAAFTTIVDMLMQAYAPPSLYEALGIFIPLIVVNCIVLGRAEAFAAKNGVVASIADGLGMGLGFTCSLTLLGGVREFLTGGSLFQIKLIEGWSTDFMLLGQAPGAFILLGIFLGIINWNQRRKARKNGNPWAPPGIDCRQCNLCNLGKD
- a CDS encoding RnfABCDGE type electron transport complex subunit G — encoded protein: MKIDKVKIFPLVAAMTIIAAVAAALLGWVYLVTAAPIKNAQIQKTNAALRDVLPAFDNQPGDEAVTAGNVTFYTARNAGKIVGFAGETVTPKGYNGGITVLAGLTPDGKITTVLVTQQAETPGLGTVVTDRKRQKTISGILSGAQESGLPPNRVLDQFSGMQVNAGDVPWTVKKDGGTLDAVTGATITSRAVADAVYTIAATFTNNRDAIINAQ
- a CDS encoding GxxExxY protein; amino-acid sequence: MTQDLNSLSHAIIGAAIEVHQGIGPGLLESAYRKCLAKVLRDKGFQVQEEVILPLRFQGVVIDENAYRIDLIVNDLIIVEVKAVETMKPLFSRQTLTYLKLTGRQLGLLINFNVGILKEGIIRVVNNFEE